In Syntrophomonadaceae bacterium, one DNA window encodes the following:
- a CDS encoding anion permease, translated as MVKWLITLIVPFLAFLIPQSAGVTWAMQVFFAITIWAILAWLLETVSETAVAIMLPVFYIIAGLGNPKVAFNPWTTTIPWIVLGGVIFSSVIITTGLAKRIAYFTILKTGGSFKGLLLGITLAGLIIAPFIPSAMGKMAVLTPIAIGICQALNLSVKSRAATAVMLTAFFAVTNPAFSYQTGGAHIVLASGVLSKITQQTITWSQYAYHNFILWIIWTFLCLGLVILLLKPDKQIEAKDVIKQKYDELGSMASQEKTVLALMGILIIALLTNTYHKIDPAWIFLLLCGVCFIPGINLLNHEKLSKVNFGIVLFVAGAMSIGDVGSAVGASKWIANGLFPYLTGGGDLHTLAAVWGFGVFLNFILTPLAATASFTGPLVEMALKAGISPLPVVYTFLQGLDQYLFPYEYALLLYVYSFGYISMKYMIKVLAPRMLLSLIFIVLIAYPYWKLIGIM; from the coding sequence TTGGTTAAGTGGCTGATAACCCTGATAGTACCATTTTTGGCATTTCTTATTCCCCAATCAGCAGGGGTTACATGGGCTATGCAGGTTTTCTTTGCAATTACTATTTGGGCCATCCTTGCTTGGTTATTAGAAACTGTGTCCGAGACTGCTGTTGCTATAATGCTGCCTGTATTTTATATTATTGCCGGCTTAGGTAATCCGAAAGTAGCATTTAATCCTTGGACTACAACTATTCCATGGATCGTCCTTGGGGGAGTTATCTTTAGTTCTGTTATTATTACTACTGGGCTAGCAAAAAGAATCGCTTATTTTACCATCTTAAAGACCGGCGGTTCATTTAAGGGTTTATTGTTAGGAATTACGCTTGCGGGACTTATAATTGCGCCTTTTATTCCGTCAGCCATGGGGAAGATGGCAGTGTTGACGCCCATAGCTATTGGTATCTGTCAGGCCCTAAATCTATCAGTCAAATCAAGAGCTGCGACCGCTGTAATGCTAACAGCCTTTTTCGCTGTTACAAATCCAGCCTTTTCTTATCAAACAGGTGGTGCCCATATTGTGTTGGCTTCAGGCGTACTTAGTAAGATTACCCAGCAAACCATTACTTGGTCTCAGTATGCTTATCACAACTTTATTCTTTGGATTATATGGACATTTTTATGCCTTGGATTAGTTATACTTTTATTGAAGCCTGATAAACAGATAGAAGCAAAGGATGTTATAAAACAAAAGTATGATGAGTTGGGGAGCATGGCGTCCCAGGAAAAGACTGTTTTGGCTTTAATGGGTATTCTTATTATTGCACTGCTCACGAATACCTATCATAAGATAGATCCGGCGTGGATATTTTTACTGCTCTGCGGAGTATGCTTTATTCCGGGCATAAATCTTTTGAATCATGAAAAGCTTAGCAAAGTGAATTTTGGGATCGTGCTTTTCGTTGCCGGAGCAATGTCCATTGGTGATGTGGGGTCGGCTGTAGGAGCAAGTAAATGGATTGCCAACGGGCTGTTCCCATATCTGACTGGTGGTGGTGATTTACATACCCTGGCAGCTGTTTGGGGTTTTGGAGTTTTCTTGAATTTTATTCTTACACCGCTTGCAGCAACAGCAAGTTTTACTGGCCCATTAGTGGAGATGGCTTTAAAAGCAGGAATTTCCCCGCTGCCTGTTGTCTATACCTTTTTGCAAGGCCTCGATCAATATTTATTTCCATATGAATATGCTCTGTTGTTGTATGTATATAGCTTTGGTTATATTTCCATGAAATACATGATTAAAGTATTGGCTCCAAGAATGCTGCTTAGTCTCATTTTTATAGTTCTAATTGCGTATCCCTACTGGAAATTGATTGGAATAATGTAA
- a CDS encoding Crp/Fnr family transcriptional regulator — MNCNDSLDDKYLLLTSPLINIDIPDCELIIKYGEKKLFQKKEIIVACGEVLKKLPFLYKGQIKMSNYTAHGFEKTIWYMNAPIFVGECLVFHGKPSRNKIIATETCEIYFLEENVLYSLAATNPEILKIIHKILAQKIRVLTSQIEDLCVNEPTFRVAKLLYMLAKQNGERIGNDKYVVYFRLTHQGIADIAGLHRVTVTNILNKFCSKGIIKKDKEKIVILEIEELLDFFSNPTLTG, encoded by the coding sequence ATGAACTGTAATGATTCGCTTGATGATAAATATCTTTTATTGACTTCTCCGTTAATTAACATTGATATTCCAGATTGCGAACTAATTATTAAATATGGTGAAAAAAAATTGTTTCAAAAAAAGGAAATCATTGTTGCTTGCGGAGAAGTTCTTAAGAAATTGCCTTTCTTATACAAGGGACAAATTAAGATGTCAAATTATACTGCTCATGGATTTGAAAAAACGATCTGGTATATGAATGCTCCGATTTTCGTGGGAGAGTGTTTAGTTTTTCATGGAAAGCCCAGTAGGAATAAGATTATTGCTACAGAAACCTGTGAGATTTATTTTCTTGAGGAAAATGTACTCTATAGTTTAGCAGCCACAAATCCTGAGATATTAAAGATTATACATAAAATTTTGGCACAAAAGATAAGGGTTTTAACATCCCAAATTGAAGATCTTTGCGTTAATGAACCAACCTTTCGTGTGGCTAAATTACTGTACATGTTAGCAAAACAAAATGGAGAGAGAATCGGTAATGATAAGTATGTAGTCTATTTTAGACTTACTCATCAAGGGATTGCCGACATTGCTGGCTTACATAGAGTTACTGTTACTAATATTTTAAACAAATTTTGCTCAAAAGGGATTATAAAAAAAGATAAAGAGAAGATTGTAATACTAGAAATTGAAGAACTGCTCGACTTTTTTAGCAACCCAACTTTGACAGGGTAG
- a CDS encoding MFS transporter yields the protein MEAKPKAASAWLVMLSAAAILMITMGARQSTGLFIAPIDESTGLGIVSISLALAVGQFVWGLVQPIFGAIADKKGSFHVIVFGAFLLASGLALTTLVQSEWSLMLTLGVLTAAGAGAGSFSVLIGSSAQQLDPKRRAFAGGFINAGGSFGQFLFAPLSQAIISAFGWVAAMATMAATTLLTIPLAVLLCRGASPNKTGASGQVSEGLFYQVRQAMGNTSYLCLHGVSRGGVKGTGLLTHFRQSYLCPANNAPVNPC from the coding sequence ATGGAGGCAAAGCCGAAGGCCGCCTCAGCTTGGCTGGTAATGCTGAGCGCTGCCGCAATTTTGATGATTACCATGGGTGCCCGCCAGTCAACGGGGCTTTTTATTGCGCCGATTGACGAATCAACTGGCCTGGGGATTGTTTCGATCAGCCTGGCCTTGGCGGTAGGCCAGTTTGTGTGGGGACTGGTGCAGCCCATATTTGGGGCAATCGCCGACAAGAAAGGCTCATTTCACGTGATTGTTTTCGGCGCTTTTCTTTTGGCAAGCGGTCTTGCTCTCACAACGCTGGTGCAGTCCGAATGGTCTCTCATGCTTACTTTGGGAGTATTGACAGCGGCAGGTGCGGGAGCCGGCAGCTTTTCCGTCTTAATTGGCTCCAGCGCCCAGCAGTTGGATCCAAAGCGCCGCGCCTTTGCCGGAGGCTTTATCAATGCCGGCGGTTCCTTTGGTCAATTTTTGTTTGCGCCCCTCTCCCAGGCAATTATCAGTGCTTTTGGCTGGGTTGCGGCAATGGCGACCATGGCGGCAACTACTCTCTTAACAATTCCGCTGGCCGTCTTACTGTGCCGGGGGGCATCCCCAAATAAAACCGGGGCCTCTGGCCAGGTTTCGGAAGGTTTGTTTTACCAAGTCCGGCAGGCGATGGGAAATACTAGTTATTTATGCCTGCACGGGGTGTCAAGGGGGGGTGTCAAGGGGACGGGGTTATTGACACATTTCCGACAGTCATATTTATGCCCGGCAAACAATGCCCCGGTTAATCCCTGTTAG
- a CDS encoding DUF3786 domain-containing protein — protein MATPVIPLYNFSDPKNYRFTLDLARKELAAGCPMEKAACSGCLFDSSLSAFNITMLNHPFTISYPAGQVKYLGSELEPHFVFQLVMLHYLNRADGVSLTQSYISYRLLSGGNSYDAAFQKRAVQPLADVFGSCPEKLFAAATLLGGQPYKKNSVSGTLLYLFPRVPLLYRVWASDEEFPAGANILFDSTANHYLHTEDLAVAENVTELLIQIHRTLA, from the coding sequence ATGGCCACACCGGTTATCCCGCTGTACAATTTCTCGGACCCGAAAAATTACCGATTTACCCTTGACTTGGCACGGAAAGAACTGGCTGCCGGCTGCCCGATGGAAAAAGCCGCCTGCAGCGGTTGTCTTTTCGACAGCAGCCTTTCCGCTTTTAACATCACCATGCTGAACCACCCTTTTACAATTTCTTATCCCGCAGGGCAGGTAAAATACTTGGGCAGCGAACTGGAGCCGCATTTTGTCTTCCAGTTGGTAATGCTGCACTATCTTAACAGGGCTGACGGGGTTTCGCTGACCCAAAGTTACATCTCCTACCGCCTATTATCAGGCGGAAACAGTTACGATGCTGCGTTTCAAAAAAGAGCTGTGCAGCCGCTGGCGGATGTCTTCGGCTCCTGTCCGGAAAAGCTTTTTGCCGCAGCTACGCTCTTAGGCGGGCAGCCCTATAAAAAAAACTCAGTCAGCGGAACACTCCTGTATCTTTTCCCCCGGGTTCCGCTCCTGTATCGTGTCTGGGCCAGTGATGAGGAATTTCCCGCCGGTGCCAATATTCTTTTCGACTCTACAGCCAATCACTATCTGCACACCGAAGACCTGGCCGTCGCCGAAAACGTGACAGAACTGCTGATTCAAATTCACCGGACGCTGGCCTAG
- the gnd gene encoding decarboxylating 6-phosphogluconate dehydrogenase — protein MQIGIVGLGKMGYNLALNLAGHGHRVIGYDPGREKTEEGIELVNSLPELVRRLAPRRVIWIMVPAGETVDHLLNELVLLVSPQDIIVDGGNSNYKDTLRRSAMLKDKGLSFVDVGTSGGVEGARHGVCAMVGAEKEAFDYLEPVFRDISVENGYLHVGPNGSGHFVKMIHNGIEYGMMQAIGEGFEILARSQFNLNLEEIARLFNNGSVIRSWLIELLARSLAKDANLEKIRGVMHSSGEGLWTAQTALEMQVPAPVITTSLLMRFRSLQEDSFAGKVVAALRNEFGGHAVVSGKKTD, from the coding sequence ATGCAAATAGGCATCGTGGGTTTAGGCAAAATGGGTTACAATCTGGCATTGAATTTGGCAGGCCATGGCCATCGGGTGATCGGATACGACCCCGGCCGGGAAAAGACTGAAGAGGGGATTGAACTGGTTAACTCTCTTCCTGAACTGGTCAGGAGGTTGGCACCAAGGCGGGTAATATGGATCATGGTGCCGGCAGGAGAAACGGTTGACCACCTGCTAAATGAGCTGGTGCTTCTTGTTTCACCGCAGGATATTATCGTTGACGGTGGTAACTCCAACTACAAGGACACCCTGCGGCGGTCAGCAATGCTTAAGGATAAAGGGCTTAGTTTTGTGGATGTAGGGACCAGCGGGGGAGTGGAAGGCGCCCGGCATGGGGTTTGCGCAATGGTGGGGGCGGAAAAGGAAGCATTTGATTACCTGGAACCGGTCTTTCGTGATATCAGTGTGGAAAACGGCTACTTGCACGTAGGGCCAAACGGTAGCGGCCATTTTGTGAAGATGATCCACAATGGCATCGAATATGGCATGATGCAAGCCATTGGCGAAGGGTTCGAGATCCTGGCCAGGAGCCAGTTTAACCTTAACCTGGAGGAGATTGCCCGCCTGTTTAACAACGGTTCGGTCATCCGCAGCTGGCTGATCGAATTACTGGCCCGTTCCCTGGCAAAAGATGCAAACCTGGAAAAAATCCGGGGGGTAATGCATTCTTCCGGCGAGGGCCTGTGGACTGCTCAAACCGCCCTGGAAATGCAGGTCCCGGCGCCTGTGATTACCACTTCCCTGCTGATGCGTTTCCGGTCTTTGCAGGAGGACAGTTTCGCCGGGAAGGTCGTGGCTGCTTTGCGCAATGAATTCGGAGGGCATGCGGTGGTGTCCGGCAAAAAGACCGATTGA
- a CDS encoding FadR family transcriptional regulator, translating into MFTPIKNEKMHVQVAEQIKMLIQHEKLKVGERLPSERELCKIFGVSRSTIREALTSLEILGYIEMRAGRGTYVNNINRVDNENTLIDQLEESVSPTEIFEARILIEPRLSGLAAQRAKKEDLEEIERVVASAKELSPSEIDEFEELDRKFHLLIAKAANNEVLYRFEESINNERMSKLWGNLKVKSMQKKGRVDRYRNEHEEILSAIRDRNPALAEKLTLKHLLDIHKNLFG; encoded by the coding sequence ATGTTTACTCCGATTAAGAATGAAAAAATGCATGTGCAGGTTGCTGAGCAGATAAAGATGTTAATTCAGCATGAGAAATTAAAAGTTGGCGAGCGACTTCCTTCCGAGCGAGAGTTGTGTAAAATCTTTGGGGTTAGCCGTTCTACAATTCGAGAGGCCTTAACATCCCTTGAAATTCTTGGTTACATTGAAATGAGAGCCGGTCGCGGTACTTATGTAAATAATATCAATCGTGTCGATAACGAGAATACCTTGATTGATCAACTGGAAGAGAGCGTGAGTCCAACGGAGATATTTGAAGCGCGCATTCTCATTGAGCCGCGGCTTTCCGGACTTGCGGCCCAGAGGGCCAAAAAAGAAGATTTAGAGGAAATTGAACGAGTTGTTGCTTCAGCCAAAGAATTGAGTCCCTCGGAAATTGACGAGTTTGAGGAATTGGACCGGAAATTTCATCTTTTGATTGCAAAGGCGGCAAACAACGAAGTTCTTTATAGATTTGAGGAAAGTATTAACAATGAGCGCATGAGTAAGCTTTGGGGCAATCTCAAAGTAAAAAGCATGCAAAAAAAAGGTCGTGTCGACCGCTACCGGAATGAGCACGAGGAGATTCTTAGCGCCATAAGGGATCGAAATCCTGCTCTGGCAGAAAAGCTGACCTTAAAGCATTTGCTGGATATTCATAAAAATCTTTTCGGTTAG
- a CDS encoding iron-containing alcohol dehydrogenase: MYQTINFRTPTIIFGMNTFEQVGIEAKKLGASRVLLVTGPNVQKTGLADRALSLLKAESIEVELNIQGRNTPEPSAYIPEEVALVAREMKADVIIGMGGGSVLDVAKMASALLTNPLRVRDYFGKEKVPNRGKPTIMIPTTAGTGAEVTKHAIFLDEETSVKKAVASMALLPNTAIVDPLLTVSCPPVVTANAGIDAFIHAAEPFVSKGANPLTDSIALRSMSLIAESLGPAFADGENLDARYNMALGSLMSALVLNNSGTSLVHALAYPIGGEYHVPHGPSLTCLMLACFDYIMVAAPERFALMAEAMGENITGLTTREASGLSLVAIRNFLKKLNLPVSLTDLDITDRSRVDQWAIAGHAEQRLLSNAIRKLSVEDVKIIYQNSF; encoded by the coding sequence ATGTATCAAACAATCAATTTCAGAACGCCAACAATCATATTTGGCATGAACACCTTTGAACAAGTCGGGATCGAGGCTAAAAAACTGGGGGCCAGCCGGGTATTGCTTGTGACAGGTCCCAATGTCCAGAAGACCGGTCTGGCAGATAGAGCCTTGTCGTTGTTAAAAGCGGAATCCATTGAAGTAGAGCTTAATATCCAGGGCAGGAATACCCCCGAACCTTCTGCTTATATCCCGGAAGAGGTGGCGCTGGTAGCCAGGGAAATGAAGGCAGACGTAATTATCGGCATGGGTGGGGGCAGCGTTTTGGATGTGGCCAAAATGGCTTCAGCCTTATTGACAAATCCCCTGCGGGTGCGCGATTACTTTGGCAAAGAGAAAGTGCCCAACCGCGGGAAGCCGACAATCATGATTCCGACAACTGCAGGAACAGGCGCGGAAGTGACCAAACACGCTATTTTTTTAGATGAAGAGACAAGTGTTAAAAAAGCAGTGGCTTCCATGGCCCTCTTGCCTAATACGGCTATCGTCGACCCGCTCCTGACGGTAAGTTGCCCGCCTGTTGTCACAGCCAATGCTGGAATCGACGCCTTTATCCATGCCGCCGAACCCTTTGTATCGAAAGGGGCTAATCCATTAACCGACAGTATTGCCCTGCGCTCAATGAGCCTGATTGCGGAATCTTTAGGCCCGGCCTTTGCCGACGGAGAAAACCTAGATGCGCGGTATAATATGGCGTTGGGGTCCTTAATGTCCGCTCTGGTTTTAAACAATTCCGGCACAAGCCTTGTTCATGCATTGGCCTATCCGATTGGCGGAGAGTATCATGTTCCCCACGGTCCCAGTTTAACTTGTCTCATGCTGGCATGCTTTGACTATATCATGGTTGCCGCACCGGAAAGGTTTGCTTTGATGGCCGAAGCTATGGGAGAAAATATAACCGGATTGACGACCCGGGAGGCATCCGGATTATCTCTGGTCGCAATCAGAAATTTCCTGAAAAAGCTCAACCTGCCGGTTAGCTTGACAGACCTTGATATAACCGACAGATCGAGAGTAGATCAGTGGGCAATTGCCGGGCACGCGGAGCAAAGGCTGTTGTCTAACGCGATCCGTAAGCTTTCGGTTGAGGATGTTAAGATTATTTATCAGAATTCATTTTAA
- a CDS encoding TAXI family TRAP transporter solute-binding subunit, protein MKNWKKFIGMLVLVLLTVLMVFALGGCGQPVTQAPAPAPAPAPAPAPTPAPAPAPAPTPAPAPTPAPTPTPAPTPTPAPAPTPAPAPTPAPTPTPAPTPTPAPAPTPAPTPTPAPAPAAPGAIRPPAPAPAPAPAPAPAPAPAPTPGRKLQISFGGSAPGGVFFYMVGALASLLNEKIPEINVTNVASGGGVDNATRVARGEFDFGLTHSALVYEIWHAKGTYAGRGALGRSVTGMVKAYDSPHYFTVLQESGFTKMSDLEGRRIAVGPAGSGAQFHSNLILNALDLGGVQEFLAFADAPFALRERRVAAIGTSGAPHASITELSHTSNIRVLPFSDQEMDVLQRVMPFYTRGKLPRTMYRGMTEDVQVPIVAIYMIANNKVPAHIVERIMEVMLDPANRARLVQGHPLWAEMIPDSKNFEALGPPIHPGAKAYFDKKGIR, encoded by the coding sequence ATGAAAAATTGGAAAAAATTTATTGGCATGCTGGTTCTCGTCTTGCTAACGGTATTGATGGTGTTTGCTTTAGGCGGCTGTGGCCAGCCAGTTACTCAGGCTCCGGCTCCAGCACCGGCACCGGCACCGGCTCCGGCACCAACTCCGGCACCGGCACCGGCTCCAGCTCCAACTCCGGCACCGGCCCCGACTCCGGCACCGACCCCGACTCCGGCACCGACCCCGACTCCGGCACCGGCCCCGACTCCGGCACCGGCCCCGACTCCGGCACCGACCCCGACTCCGGCACCGACCCCGACTCCGGCACCGGCCCCGACTCCGGCACCGACCCCGACTCCAGCACCGGCACCGGCAGCTCCTGGGGCAATAAGACCGCCAGCACCGGCACCGGCTCCGGCCCCGGCTCCTGCTCCGGCACCAGCCCCGGCTCCAACCCCGGGTAGAAAACTGCAAATATCTTTCGGCGGCAGTGCGCCGGGCGGCGTTTTCTTTTATATGGTTGGCGCCCTGGCCTCCCTGTTGAACGAAAAGATCCCTGAAATAAACGTGACCAACGTTGCTTCCGGCGGCGGCGTGGATAATGCCACCAGAGTTGCCAGGGGTGAGTTTGATTTTGGTTTGACCCACAGCGCCCTGGTCTATGAGATCTGGCACGCTAAAGGAACATATGCCGGCCGGGGTGCCTTGGGCAGATCTGTAACTGGAATGGTTAAAGCCTACGACAGCCCGCATTATTTTACGGTTCTGCAAGAATCGGGCTTTACAAAAATGTCTGATTTAGAGGGCAGAAGAATAGCAGTTGGCCCTGCCGGTTCCGGTGCCCAATTTCATTCCAACTTGATCTTAAATGCTTTGGATCTTGGCGGTGTGCAGGAATTCCTGGCTTTTGCAGACGCGCCTTTCGCTTTAAGGGAGAGAAGGGTGGCAGCAATAGGGACCAGCGGCGCGCCCCACGCATCTATAACTGAGCTTTCCCATACTTCAAACATCAGAGTGCTCCCTTTTTCCGATCAGGAAATGGATGTGCTTCAACGGGTAATGCCGTTCTATACCAGGGGTAAATTGCCCAGGACTATGTACAGGGGTATGACCGAGGACGTGCAGGTGCCTATTGTTGCTATCTATATGATCGCCAACAACAAAGTCCCTGCTCACATAGTAGAAAGAATCATGGAGGTCATGCTAGATCCCGCCAACAGGGCTCGCTTGGTGCAAGGTCACCCGCTTTGGGCTGAAATGATACCGGATTCCAAAAACTTCGAAGCTCTCGGACCCCCCATTCACCCAGGGGCCAAAGCGTATTTTGATAAAAAAGGGATCAGGTAA
- a CDS encoding TRAP transporter permease has translation METRKLQGLWKPAFRWMAIAFSLVFLYSAGIGLVATEVTRGMYIMFNLLLCFMLYPLARGKGGGNKVPFYDIVLIALTVIVCGYWILEFREYNSVRIGFPTFWDTFFGWIAIVLVFEATRRVMGNVLLAVGLVFFLQLLFGPYLPGVLAHRGFSIDRIVEFNYSTMEGIFGLITHTFAVFVLPFIILGAFFEKSGAGTFFIRLALSLTRGWVGGPAKVAVLASALFGSISGSSVANVVATGAFTIPMMKRVGFRPHTAGAIEAAASTGGQFLPPVMGAGAFLLATLTETSYAKIALMSIIPALLYFYWVGCAVHFEAKRYNVGNLPDDEIPTFKETMKEGWVFFIPLAIIAVFLILGYSPALAAFWAIIACIVLSWARKETRMGFTDILDALELGGKQNVSVGAVIGMLGIIMGGIVLAGLGTKFGELVVSLSGGILFFSIFLTGIVGIFIGMGATQTATYLLLSLIVVPGLVVFGVDPVIAHLVAFWFSGLSNVTPPVCVSAYAGAAIAKADPMQTGWAGVKYSLMIFILPFTFIYFPEILLKGDSLWQTVFFVAGLLIAMPAFAAGLQGYFIKNLNIVERVLMMAAGIALFVPEFITSISGLLIIALVYLKQRREKGMDNNITPA, from the coding sequence ATGGAAACAAGAAAACTGCAAGGGTTATGGAAGCCTGCATTTCGCTGGATGGCAATTGCCTTTTCCCTGGTATTTTTATATTCGGCGGGGATTGGTCTGGTAGCCACTGAGGTTACCAGGGGCATGTATATCATGTTTAACCTGCTTTTATGCTTTATGCTTTATCCCTTGGCGCGCGGCAAGGGCGGAGGGAATAAGGTTCCCTTTTATGACATCGTTTTAATTGCACTTACTGTAATCGTGTGTGGTTACTGGATACTGGAGTTCAGGGAATATAACAGCGTCCGCATTGGTTTCCCAACATTTTGGGACACTTTTTTTGGCTGGATAGCGATAGTACTAGTTTTTGAGGCTACCAGGAGGGTAATGGGCAATGTTCTGCTAGCTGTGGGCCTGGTCTTTTTCTTGCAGCTTTTATTTGGGCCTTACCTCCCTGGTGTCTTGGCCCACAGGGGTTTCAGCATTGATCGGATTGTTGAGTTTAACTACAGCACCATGGAGGGGATCTTTGGGCTGATTACCCATACCTTTGCCGTATTTGTTTTGCCTTTTATTATTTTAGGCGCCTTTTTCGAGAAATCCGGAGCCGGCACATTTTTTATCAGACTGGCCTTGTCATTAACCCGGGGTTGGGTTGGCGGGCCGGCGAAGGTAGCCGTTCTTGCCAGCGCCCTCTTTGGGTCGATCAGCGGCAGTTCGGTGGCAAACGTTGTAGCAACAGGAGCTTTTACCATCCCCATGATGAAACGGGTCGGCTTTAGGCCTCATACGGCAGGGGCGATAGAGGCGGCGGCCTCTACCGGCGGGCAGTTCCTTCCGCCGGTAATGGGGGCAGGCGCCTTCCTTTTGGCTACACTGACGGAAACATCTTACGCCAAAATTGCGTTAATGAGCATAATTCCTGCCTTGCTCTATTTTTACTGGGTTGGCTGCGCGGTGCATTTCGAGGCCAAGCGTTATAATGTGGGCAATTTGCCTGATGATGAAATCCCCACTTTTAAAGAAACCATGAAAGAGGGCTGGGTATTTTTTATTCCTCTGGCCATAATAGCGGTCTTTTTAATTCTGGGTTATTCACCGGCCCTGGCTGCCTTTTGGGCCATCATCGCCTGTATAGTATTGAGCTGGGCCAGAAAAGAAACCAGGATGGGATTTACTGATATTTTAGATGCCCTGGAACTAGGAGGCAAACAAAACGTATCCGTAGGTGCTGTTATCGGCATGTTGGGCATTATTATGGGAGGTATTGTCCTGGCAGGGCTGGGGACTAAGTTTGGTGAACTAGTGGTCTCTCTTTCAGGCGGAATCCTCTTTTTCAGCATCTTCTTAACCGGAATTGTCGGGATCTTCATCGGGATGGGAGCCACCCAAACAGCGACCTATCTTCTTTTATCCTTAATTGTCGTCCCGGGACTGGTAGTGTTTGGAGTAGACCCTGTCATTGCTCATCTGGTTGCTTTCTGGTTTTCCGGCCTTTCCAATGTAACGCCGCCGGTGTGTGTTTCAGCCTATGCCGGCGCGGCTATTGCCAAGGCCGACCCGATGCAGACAGGATGGGCCGGGGTCAAGTACAGCCTGATGATCTTTATCTTGCCCTTTACATTTATTTACTTCCCGGAAATCTTATTAAAAGGAGACAGCCTTTGGCAGACTGTGTTTTTTGTGGCGGGCCTGTTGATTGCCATGCCGGCTTTTGCAGCAGGGCTGCAGGGATATTTTATTAAAAACCTGAACATCGTCGAGCGAGTGTTGATGATGGCTGCGGGAATTGCCCTTTTTGTCCCTGAGTTTATCACCAGCATATCAGGACTGTTGATTATTGCCCTGGTCTATCTTAAACAGCGAAGGGAAAAGGGGATGGACAACAACATCACACCTGCCTAA
- a CDS encoding NAD(P)-dependent oxidoreductase, with the protein MKKIGFIGLGIMGGPMAGHLLNAGYEMTVYNRTLSKAKPLAEKGAKIAASPADVARDSEVVIIMVKADAEVQEVLWGEKGVVAGAAPALTVINSSTISPKTSIKLAQELPRYGIEILDAPVTGSGVQAREAKLTFMAGGKKEVFSDCLPLFHVMGKQAFYMGQSGTGSYAKIANNVMLAINLLSVAEGLTIATKAGIDPETFAQVVAGGGARSGMLETKTPKIVKRDFSPAFGTAMLYKDLGLAYDLAKELEVPTPVLAAAREVIRIALNKGLAEEDVCSVVKCYEEWAGIRIRQRE; encoded by the coding sequence ATGAAAAAGATAGGTTTTATCGGGCTTGGCATCATGGGCGGCCCCATGGCGGGACACTTGTTAAATGCCGGTTATGAGATGACGGTTTATAACCGTACCTTAAGCAAAGCCAAACCGCTGGCGGAGAAGGGCGCAAAAATTGCCGCCTCTCCTGCCGATGTAGCCAGAGACAGCGAAGTTGTGATCATCATGGTTAAAGCCGATGCCGAAGTACAGGAGGTACTTTGGGGAGAAAAAGGGGTGGTGGCGGGGGCCGCTCCTGCTCTGACCGTTATCAACAGCAGCACAATATCGCCTAAGACCAGCATCAAACTGGCCCAGGAACTGCCGCGCTATGGAATCGAGATCCTGGATGCACCGGTGACCGGCAGTGGTGTGCAAGCCAGAGAAGCCAAGCTTACGTTCATGGCAGGAGGAAAAAAAGAAGTCTTTTCGGACTGCCTGCCTCTTTTCCATGTTATGGGTAAGCAGGCCTTTTACATGGGCCAGAGCGGAACTGGATCCTATGCCAAGATTGCAAATAATGTGATGCTGGCAATAAATCTTCTTTCTGTGGCCGAAGGGCTTACGATTGCCACTAAAGCAGGTATCGATCCGGAAACCTTTGCCCAGGTTGTTGCCGGCGGCGGAGCGCGGAGCGGGATGCTGGAAACAAAAACCCCCAAAATAGTTAAGCGTGATTTTAGTCCAGCCTTTGGGACAGCCATGCTTTATAAAGACCTGGGATTGGCCTATGACCTGGCCAAGGAGCTGGAGGTTCCGACCCCGGTTCTTGCGGCAGCCAGAGAGGTGATCAGGATTGCACTGAATAAGGGGCTGGCTGAGGAAGATGTCTGTTCGGTAGTCAAATGCTACGAAGAATGGGCCGGAATCAGGATTCGGCAAAGGGAATAA